In a genomic window of Anser cygnoides isolate HZ-2024a breed goose chromosome 28, Taihu_goose_T2T_genome, whole genome shotgun sequence:
- the LOC136787271 gene encoding olfactory receptor 14C36-like, producing MSNSSSITEFLLLAFADTRELRLLHFALFLAIYLAALLGNGLILTAVACDHCLHTPMYFFLLNIAVLNLGCISTTLPKAMANSLWDTRAISYAGCVAQVFFFPSLMSADLFLLTIMAYDRYVAICKPLHYGSLLGSRACAQMAAAAWGSGVLYALLHTANTFSLPLCQGNAVDQFFCEISQILKLSCSDSYLREVGLLTFSGFLVLGCFVFIVLSYVQIFRAVLRMPSEQGQHKAFSTCLPHLVVVSLLVSTGVSAYLKPPAISSPSLDMIMAVLYAVMPPAVNPLIYSMRNQELKNAIRKVMSWMFIRICSGN from the coding sequence atgtccaacagcagctccatcaccgagttcctcctgctggcatttgcagacacgcgggagctgcggctcctgcacttcgcgctcttcctggccatctacctggctgccctcctgggcaacggcctcatcctcaccgccgtagcctgcgaccactgcctccacacccccatgtacttcttcctcctcaacatCGCCGTCCTcaacctgggctgcatctccaccactctccccaaagccatggccaattccctctgggacaccagggccatttcctatgcgggatgtgttgcacaggtctttttctttccctctctgatgtcagcagatttgtttcttctcaccattatggcctacgaccgctacgttgccatctgcaagcccctgcactacgggagcctcctgggcagcagagcttgtgcccagatggcagcagctgcctggggcagtggggttctctatgctctgctgcacactgccaatacattttccctgcccctctgccaaggcaatgctgtggaccagttcttctgtgaaatctcccagatcctcaagctgtcctgctcagactcctacctcagggaagttgggcttCTCACATTCAGTGGTttcctggttttggggtgttttgtatTCATCGTGCTGTCCTATGtacagatcttcagggctgtgctgaggatgccctctgagcaggggcagcacaaagccttctccacgtgcctccctcacctggtcGTGGTCTCCCTGCTGGTTAGCACTGGTGTATCTGCCTACCTGAAGCCTCCCGCtatctcctctccatccctggacaTGATAATGGCTGTTCTATATGCAGTCATgcccccagcagtgaaccccctcatctataGCATGAGaaaccaggagctcaagaatGCCATTAGAAAAGTGATGTCATGGATGTTTATCAGGATTTGCTCAGGAAATTGA